One Rhinolophus sinicus isolate RSC01 linkage group LG06, ASM3656204v1, whole genome shotgun sequence DNA window includes the following coding sequences:
- the LOC109436970 gene encoding olfactory receptor OR51C1 yields the protein MSTFQNITSSSIIFLLTGVPGLEAFHTWISIPFCFLYITALSGNSLILFAIVTQPSLHEPMYYFLSMLSTTDLGLSISTLVTMLGIFWFDARKISFNACLSQMFFIQLFTVMESSVLLAMSFDRLVAISNPLRYASILTDLKIAQIGVAIVTRGTLILIPVQVLLKRLSFCHSHVLHHSYCFHPDVMKLSCTDTRINSAVGLTALITTAGVDSILILLSYVLIIKTVLSIASPEERKKAFSTCISHIGAVAVFYIPLISLSFVHRFGKWAPPYVHTLIANAYLLIPPVMNPIIYSMKTKQIRRAVLKFLHPSATKN from the coding sequence ATGTCAACTTTTCAGAATATAACGTCCTCCTCCATCATTTTCCTACTAACTGGTGTTCCTGGGCTGGAAGCCTTTCACACCTGGATCTCCAttcccttctgttttctctatATAACTGCTCTCTCAGGAAACAGTCTGATTCTCTTTGCCATTGTCACTCAGCCCAGCCTCCACGAACCCATGTATTATTTCCTCTCCATGCTGTCTACCACTGACCTCGGCTTGTCCATATCCACTCTGGTCACCATGTTGGGTATATTCTGGTTTGATGCCAGGAAGATCAGTTTTAATGCCTGCTTGTCACAGATGTTTTTCATTCAACTCTTCACTGTCATGGAATCTTCAGTGCTGTTGGCCATGTCTTTCGATCGTCTTGTGGCCATTTCTAATCCTCTTAGATATGCTTCTATCTTAACAGATCTTAAAATAGCACAGATTGGAGTAGCAATCGTCACCAGAGGTACATTAATCCTAATACCTGTGCAGGTGCTTCTTAAACGTCTGTCATTCTGTCACAGCCACGTGCTCCACCACTCCTACTGCTTCCACCCTGATGTGATGAAGCTCTCCTGCACAGACACCAGGATCAATAGTGCAGTTGGGTTGACTGCCCTGATCACCACTGCTGGGGTGGACTCGATCCTCATCCTCCTTTCTTATGTTTTGATTATTAAGACTGTGCTCAGCATTGCATCcccagaagagaggaagaaagcctTCAGCACATGCATCTCCCATATTGGGGCTGTTGCTGTATTCTATATTCCATTGATCAGTCTGTCCTTTGTTCACAGATTTGGGAAATGGGCCCCACCCTATGTACATACTCTGATTGCCAATGCCTACCTGCTAATCCCTCCTGTCATGAATCCCATTATTTATAGTATGAAGACCAAACAGATACGTAGGGCTGTGCTGAAATTTCTCCATCCCAGTGCAACAAAGAACTAG